DNA from Malus sylvestris chromosome 11, drMalSylv7.2, whole genome shotgun sequence:
TATTATTCAGGGTGTATATTGAGGCTCTAGTCCATATGATAATGTGGGAGAGAAGGAGATATGCTGGGGGATGTCGTTAAGTTGTCTGTTGAATTACTCAGTAAAACGACACAAAATGATTTGGTTAAGTCCTCACACCAAAATAACTGGATTGCTCTCAACAACGTTGCATGCGAGCGCAAACTTATTGCTCATGATAGTCAAAACTCTTAACATCTTATGGCTTTGCTTCACCtggctttttctttttggtcccTTACAGTTTGTGCTCGTCTCTTTAGCTGGATGGGGGGCGGTTATATATGGGGGTTACAAGCTCTTCACAAAAGGCAAAGAGGACAAAAAGGAAGGGGTACTATGtctatttcattttcatgtCATGATCTCATGAAACTAAATAATCAATGTGTTAAGTGCTTTCTCATACTCTATTACATGGTTGTATCCAGTATTTACTGTCTTGGGGCCGCATGTGCACCGTCAATTCTTAACTCTTGCATTATAGGTTATAGTATAAATGCAATGCAGGAAGCTCTATTCGCCGTTGAGAACTTGGCCACCAAAAATGATTTGAGTTGTATGAGTTGGGTGGATTGTTTTTGTACGCTATCTATACGGTGTCTTGATGCACGTTTCACCTGCTAGAGGTGTTTTCTTTTGTTCACATCAAAGCATTGATTGGTTGTAGCTCTTGTTGTATGACTTGCATATTTCTGAAACTTTGAAGTAACTGTGCACTAGATGAAGTTTTCCTTATCTGCTTCCCTTTTCTTGCAGAGAGTTGAAGAACGGCCACACTAAACTTTCGGGGGACCTGAATATATGTGCAAATAAATAAACCGTGTCCTTGGCGTCGGAATATTTTACAATGAGGATGCAATTTCTGATGTTACAAGACACCGTACCTTTTTAGGCAGTTTCTGTTGTACATGGCAACTTTGTAACTACACGGTGCCTGTTCACTTTATCAAACGTTGGTTTTGCTTATAGTGGATATGTTCCTCCCGACGCACCCAAGTTTGAATCCTCCTCCACACCTCATAACACTGAATGGGAAATTTTTTTATCTCATAGCCTTATATGAAGGAAAGTTGAGTGAGCAATTGCGAAAACTTAGAACAAACTCAATTGGTTCCGCGTGCTTCATCAAGCACAAGGCCAATGCAAAAGAATGCATGAAGAAAATGAACAATTCGCGTCCGTAAATAATATACAACGCACGAAGCAAAATGTTCTTTCGAAGCTTTCTCAATACAACTATTGTGTTGTCTATTCTATATGTGCTATTTTCCATTATCTACGAGTAACCAAATCATTTCGAAACATAAGTATTTTTTCTTCCAAGCAACCTCAGTCTGCATCTTTTACTTCTGCTTCGATATCAACGACTGCCTTCGAAGAATCCTTCCCTGTAACCAGTGTCAACGCTCAGAAAACATATCGATTGGACGCACACACTGATTAAATAAGCCCTACGACTTATGGATTCATCGATGCTTATGAGTCGGTTTATACCCTTCGCCCTTAATGCAGATAAAAACGAAAGCAATGGTGACATGAAAAATGCAGACGTTAACAATCATCAAATGCAGGCTCTCAACATATGATCGGGAAGAGAAAAATGGCGACAGGGGTTTGAGGGATAACCTCTTGTGGAACGGGTGAAGTCGTTGAATGCCTGCCCAAATGTTGTAGattgtttggagaattttataGGGTCCATTACAAACTTGTCGTCCACCACTGAAATTAAAGCACATCTTCGCACATGAGGCAACATCAACACTACTTTCCCATCAAATACCAAAACAAAATCATTCCTACTAGTTACGACACCGTAGTGAAATGGCATTTCTCTACTGATAGGATAAAGCAGCATGAGGAATTTTTGgaactaaaaaaaaacacaaacccaaaatttttgACCACTACTCAGAAAACAGGGGTTCATCAACACGAAAAAAACTCATGTAATATAGTCAGTAATGGTAACGTAAGTATAAGATCTGCAGAGTGCAGAAAGCTAAGAGGGAAGAAGCTGCAAGTATAATTTGGAACTCAGAAAAGCAAGAAACCAAAATATGAGAATGTACCTGAGAAAGGTTGACTACAGTAGGGGCACAGCTGCAAATCATCATTTAAAGTAGACCTGCAAAAAATCATATCATTACCCAAGATAGGCCAACTTTCATTCATAACAATCCTTAGAAACTAGAGCATAACAATTCGATATAGGTATCCATAAGTTAGCTTGACATTATAACAGATTTCAACTCGTCTTACTTGAAAATCTGGAAAGCGTTTCCACAGTTTGGACACTGCAAGTACATAAACAAAAGCAATCATTCCAGGCACAGGACTGCAGAGTAAGAATCTAAATGTAACATTGGAAAAAAATCACCCTCAGGATGTTACTCGAAATAAACTTGATTAAGAGTCGATAACATTTGAGTGGAGTGTTCACTAATTTTTGTACGAACAAGtatctcccagaccctgcgtaaagcgggagccttgtgcactgggtacgaatTATTCTGCATGTAAAATGCATTCCTCTGATACTTCTCCCAAAGGGAAGAATGAGCTGATTACGATTTATGACACACTAGACTTTTGCATTTGAATCCTTCAAAACCATGTATCCAAATTATCTACTTATAAAGCACCTGCGATACAGTTATTTGAGATCAAGACATCTAATACTGCAAATATTCTCAACTCCTAATGAACCAAAATCACAGAGCTTTTCGGTAAACCATCCATTCTTCATAAATCACCCAAATTAAAGGATCACTAGATTGAAACTTAACTCCCAACACATGCCAAAACATTATGTAAGACCAACATATCTAGCAGACAAAACTAATATAAACAAAAGGTATTAGCTCCCTATCCTGAATTACTAGTCAATGTTTGCAAATGCATAGAGGGAAATGATCAAGTTGAGAACATGAAAATTAAAGCAACAATTGAGTTGAGATTTTCCGGCGAAACCCAACAACAGAAATTCGATACGCGGTCGAAGAAAACTTAAAAGTTGAAGTTGGCTTACACTGTCTTGAACCATATCCCGCCCTGCCCACCACAGAAAAGCACCCACACCAACAATTGGTACAAGCACTGCTATCAGCTGCATATCAAAACCCATCGATTTCATTAGACATACACAAAACAGTAGTAACATACCCAGAAATCTTCAGaaatgttagagagagagagagagagtacccaAATGGAAacaattgcatccaaaagcCAGCGAAGCTGCCCAGTAAACGAAAGATAAGTCAATCCAATAGCCACAGCCAAATTACCCAGAAGTCTAGCAGTGGCTCCGTCATCcttcccaccaccaccaccaccgccgcCTCCGCCACCATTAAACCCACCAAACCCCTGATTCAACCTCACCACGACCACccttttcttgttcttgttcctCTTCCACCCTTCATCTTCCACCAAAATCCCATCCCTGTCCCAATAAGCCTGCAACCTGAACTTGCTCTGCTTCAAAAACCCAATCTTTGTCCTCGATAAAGGAAAATATTTGATGGGTTTCTTGCTTATCTCATTGTGCAAACTGCTCAGCCTGTAAGCTAAGGAACTGATGGAGATTTGAGCGACGGTTGCCATGGAAAAGATTGGAAGCTCTTAAGAACAAAACGACCCAATATCCTAAATCTCAGGATTCAAACATTTCATGGTGGGATTTGGCTTGAGTGAGAGGGGAAAAGATAATTTCTCTTTGGATTTGGCTTTTCTACTTTCTCGTGTGTCGATTTGGTTTTTCTACGTTCAGCACTGCACCAACTTAATCTGACGATTTTGGTATTTACTACGGATATGTGACTAACAAACAATCATGCAGTTTCGGATGTGACTCGTGGACGGTTGTTGAAAAATGATTTCTACACACTTTTTATTATCACATAGCTGTTCTTTCTAGTATTATCTTATCTCTTCTGTTCTAAAgccatttttttatgttttggtatGTAAATATAACACATAACGCGACGATCAAAAATGTTCCACGTTTGTTTAAATTGTCATATTGCACTCCCATTTTATAAAAAcgtaataaaaaaagaaaattattattgacactctaaaaatctcattttgcagtattcataagtgtatttttctttttaaatatagaaaatttgaagtTTAAAATTAGAATTTTGAAGGACGAATAACAAGTCTCGAACAAAATTGTAAATAATTTGTATGCATAATAACAAAGATGGACTCGATGCTGGTTGCTGAGTATGGGTGCCTGGTTGTGAGAATTCTCAATCTTTATTCTCAACTTTCAGACCAAGTGCTGGATTATTACAGCTGGAGACGGATGAATGGAGAGATTCATTCGTATTAGCACCGCGATCTTGTATGGACAGATTCAATCGTATTAGAGCTTGCTTACTGTGGAATGTTGAATTGGGTTGGATCCGTTCATGATGAACAACATCAGCAACACCGGCAGAGGTACTAGTAGCAGCAATGACGATGATACCATTGATTATTACAAATGCCATCTCATTGTGCTGCCGTGGGGATGCCTTCAGATGTCGCCTGATCACAGTCGAACACCGAGCACAAAGCATATTAAAAGGTCAAGCTAGGTCAACTGTGGCCGTTTGGTTGCAGAGAAAAACGCTTGCTTCTTCCGCTGCGAAATTTTCTTGCGTTTCTGGAGAGCTATGAGAAAATACGCAACTGGTTTGTTGGCTGGTCGGATTGAGAGGCTTGGAGGTTGGAGCTCTTTGAACTTTAATGATTGCAGAAATAAAGCTCAGATTACacaataacatatgtattccgCTTATACAACAACAGCGGGGATAGCTCAGTTGGGAGAGCGTCAGACTGAAGATCTGAAGGTCAGGTGTTCGATCCACCTTCACCGCATTTCGtcatctttcaatttttttttcttctgtagAAGCCAAAGGAGAAGCTCCAAGTGCGACCCATCAAACCATACCCAACCACTCATGCAAAGGTTAtcacggtggtggtggtggtggtgtgacATAGAGAGTATATGGTGGGGCTAGAGACAAAATGGGATAAGAGGGATCAAGATTTTGTGTTCAGAGCCCGCGAACTAAGAAATCCAAACCACTCAGTTTCAATCATACGACCCCTACTAACCCATCCCACTAGTCCacttcaaaaacccaaaaactaaaATGGTCTAGATCTCTCTCTTTTGAACGGTCCAGATCTCTAGTCTGTAACTCCCAACACCGATTTCCACAATGGATCTCAATGCAAAGAAGAGGGGTGCGGTGTTTTGGCGTTTTATGATAGGGTTTTTAAAGAGAAGAGTGAGTTAGAGATGGGGTGCAAGAGGGCGGCAAACACTGCGTCACAGCCAGAGCTCATGAATCTCTGAAAGTAGGACAGAGGTGCACATTTTACAAATGAGTTGTAATTTGGCAAGAAAAAGTAGCAAAGCTAACAAATTTCCTAATATCATTAGTGAAACTTGTCAATTCAGCATTCATTCTTGAACATGATTGCATTGTATTCAAAGTTCATTCGACGATTTATGTATAAATATGTTCAGTGAATTGTagagttttcaaattttaagtaTGTAAATGCTTCATTAAAGTGAGTCATTTCAACATATTCTGCAACTTATAGGTATTTTGTGCCTTATGATATGCTGGGATGTCCCTTATAAAGTGAGTTAATTTCCAAATTAAACTTTGAGATGTGCCTTATGATCTGCTGGGGTGCAGGAACACAAAGTTATGGCAGGAGAGTGTCAAGCCACCTGAGGTGTGTGTATCTTGGGCTATTATGTGGTGGCAGGAATTCGTAAGGTCGTCATGTGTTACTTCAAATTGTGGTACTGGGACCTAGGTCATACCCAGGTGGGTTGCACCTCTCTCGGGACGCCTCAAAATGAATGTTGACGGCTCTTGGAATGCTGAAATAAAGGTCGCGGGTTTTGGGGCCGTTATCCGTGGCAGTGACATGGTGTTCGTGACAGTGCATTGCGGAAGCTTTGAGGATGTTTTCTCTCCGCTCCAATCGGAGGCCATGGTGGTAAGGGCGGGTTTGCTTTGGGCAGTTGACAGGGGATTCTCTTCTCTTTTGGTTGAAACTGACTCTCTTCAGATTGTGGAGGCACTTATGGATCCTTGCCTCAATCTGTCCACCATTGAACAAATTGTAGAGGATTGTAAAGAGCTTCTAGCCACAGTCACTGAAGCTACTATTTCCCACCAAGCAAATGCTACCGCTCACCATCTCGCTAGGACTGGTCTATCTCTAAGTCATTGTTGTGAATGGTTGGATTCCCTTCCAAGTATCATTGTTGATCTACTTGTTGAGGAATCTCATTCAAGTGTCTAGGAAATGGATGGAAACCAATGTACTGTGATTATGTTTTGCTGAAATGAAATATACTATCGtatcttttcaaaaaaaaagaaaagaaaagaacgtATGTTGTGTTCCAAATGCACAATACAAAGGCCAAAATTGTTAATATTTAACTACTTACCAAGGTAGTTCTTCAAGCTAAAAGTTCACTGATTTTCTTGCATCGATCCAAATCAAAGAACCAAATGGAGAAGAAACTAATTTCCAAGATGCTACGTAGTATCTCGATTCCAGTAAGCCAAGCTGATAACTGCAGTAACAAAAATACGCTAAATTTAGTATCAGAATTATGAAACCAAGTAGTTTGATTTACTTTTGAAATTTAGAGGAGAATGATATTACGGTAATTAGATGCAAGAAACTCAAACGTTTAACACGATAACAAGGTTGCAGCAAAATAGTTTGACATACCTTATAGTAGATATAGTTGACTCGTGTTTTTTTAGGAAGTTACTAAGTAGtagccaaggttctaaaaaatgctATACGCTAGTCGGACGGCAAGTTGGCGCCTAGCGCTTAGGCGCCTAGGCGAGGTCTAGCGGGTGCCTAAGCGGCCTAGGCAGATTTAGGTAaattcttgtaaataagtgcatattgacacttacaaaaaattatacttgtatgaaatctatggataagataataaaagaatgataaaatgcaaaaagagtatccaacaagtccaaaatttaaaaacacattaagcatatatgtcaTATAACCATAGTGGGGAGTAATGCAGGATGACACATgtacaacaagttcacaatttaaaaccacataaaatgaaaaataggaGGAAAAATAAGGAAATATAGTAATGTAAGATACTTACAAAGTTACAAAGCTAGGCATCAAACTCCTCTTCACCATATCCCTCCAAGACTATCTTCGTGTCGGACTCAAACTCAACTTCTTGATcatctcattcttcttcttcttcgtcctcATTCGATATAAAATCTTCTTCATGAAGTTCTCTTACTTCAACAGTTTTAGAACTCCCCCTAGGCTCTAGGGAACTACCTACCTCCGATGTCTCTATAATTCCTGAGCCAAGCTTAAGTTCTTCATCACCACCTTCCACAATCCATCCTTGAGCCATATTAGCTTCACTTGCAAGTAGTATGTCGACTtagataggatttttttttaaatttcaaaaaaaaaaaaaaaaaaaaaaaactgactaGCCGCCTAGCACAACCTAGGCCGCATAGAGCCCAACCGATTTGCAAGAAAACGTCTCGGGTCACCACCGACTAGGCCCTTTCTTAGAACGGTGGTAGTAGCTATAATACTCATTATTAAATAATAGTTATAGCTGAGCCTAGTTGTGTGAACTTGTAATTGGCCGAAATATTAAAGTGTTGATTGTATGAGGAAGTTCAGCTTAACCTTAAATCCACAGGACGCTCCCTACAGACCATGAATATGTAGCAAGTAATAGTTGTAACACTTGTTACTAAGTAATAGTAACAAGGGTTTTAATCACAAATGGTCTTTAACATTGACACACACCAtca
Protein-coding regions in this window:
- the LOC126589450 gene encoding uncharacterized protein LOC126589450, producing MATVAQISISSLAYRLSSLHNEISKKPIKYFPLSRTKIGFLKQSKFRLQAYWDRDGILVEDEGWKRNKNKKRVVVVRLNQGFGGFNGGGGGGGGGGGKDDGATARLLGNLAVAIGLTYLSFTGQLRWLLDAIVSIWLIAVLVPIVGVGAFLWWAGRDMVQDSCPNCGNAFQIFKSTLNDDLQLCPYCSQPFSVVDDKFVMDPIKFSKQSTTFGQAFNDFTRSTRGKDSSKAVVDIEAEVKDAD
- the LOC126590410 gene encoding uncharacterized protein LOC126590410, with the translated sequence MNVDGSWNAEIKVAGFGAVIRGSDMVFVTVHCGSFEDVFSPLQSEAMVVRAGLLWAVDRGFSSLLVETDSLQIVEALMDPCLNLSTIEQIVEDCKELLATVTEATISHQANATAHHLARTGLSLSHCCEWLDSLPSIIVDLLVEESHSSV